From Thermodesulfatator atlanticus DSM 21156, the proteins below share one genomic window:
- a CDS encoding IS1/IS1595 family N-terminal zinc-binding domain-containing protein — MNETETFIKCPFCGSQAYNRYGKTKNGLQRYRCLVCNRQFTEKSKPRLLKRPSCPKCGKKMYVYMKGEGYVRWRCSAYPQCNTYLKTPLEEAGGVQDAILPSQDKGSYSFADPYH, encoded by the coding sequence ATGAATGAGACCGAAACTTTCATAAAATGTCCGTTTTGTGGTTCGCAAGCATACAACCGTTATGGCAAAACCAAAAACGGTCTGCAGCGTTATCGTTGTCTGGTCTGCAATCGCCAGTTTACCGAAAAATCAAAGCCAAGACTCCTAAAAAGGCCTTCGTGCCCAAAATGCGGCAAAAAGATGTATGTCTATATGAAGGGAGAAGGCTACGTTCGCTGGCGGTGTTCTGCTTACCCCCAATGCAATACTTATCTCAAAACACCCTTAGAAGAAGCAGGAGGAGTGCAAGATGCCATATTACCTTCACAAGATAAAGGGTCGTATTCGTTTGCGGACCCCTATCATTAA
- the metK gene encoding methionine adenosyltransferase, whose amino-acid sequence MKKDFIFTSASVTDGHPDKLCDQISDAIVDRFLQQDPLASVIAECAVSQGLLFLAVRFSSTALIDVPYVARWVINEIGYRSPSFSARNCTILTSISEEPLDHERRYEDEELTEEMIESIKVRNQANVFGYACDHTPSLMPLPIVLAHKLARRLTTVRLTNLLPYLSPDGKTQVGVEFRDGRPYGISSIMIMACVTEKLSHQKIKADIREQVIEAAFQGEEIRPNKDTIIDIRIIEDPQGCGPMLHSGLTGRKNAVDTYGEFARHSGAALSGKDPFRVDRIGAYAARYAAKNVVAAGLARECEVHLSYAIGRSRPVSITVNTFGTGIIPDEKIEALVKKHFDFRPAAIQKAFSLRKLPQMLKGGFYQKLAAFGHMGRMDLAAPWERTDKKDLLREEA is encoded by the coding sequence ATGAAAAAGGATTTTATCTTCACTTCAGCCTCGGTTACCGATGGGCACCCTGATAAACTTTGCGATCAGATTAGTGACGCCATTGTGGACCGGTTTTTACAACAGGATCCCCTGGCCTCGGTGATTGCCGAATGTGCGGTCTCGCAAGGCCTTTTATTTTTGGCAGTGCGTTTCTCGTCAACTGCTTTGATTGATGTGCCTTACGTGGCCCGTTGGGTGATAAACGAAATTGGCTATCGCTCGCCAAGCTTCAGTGCGCGAAATTGCACCATTCTTACCAGCATCTCGGAAGAACCCCTTGATCACGAAAGACGCTACGAGGACGAAGAACTCACCGAGGAGATGATCGAAAGTATCAAGGTGCGCAACCAGGCCAATGTTTTTGGCTACGCGTGCGATCACACCCCTTCGCTTATGCCCCTTCCCATTGTCCTGGCGCATAAGCTTGCGCGCAGGCTTACCACGGTGCGTTTGACCAACCTTTTGCCTTATCTTTCTCCAGACGGAAAGACTCAGGTGGGCGTTGAATTCCGCGATGGCAGGCCCTATGGCATCTCTTCGATAATGATTATGGCCTGCGTAACGGAAAAATTATCGCACCAAAAGATAAAAGCGGATATACGGGAACAGGTCATAGAGGCAGCGTTTCAGGGGGAAGAAATAAGGCCTAATAAAGATACCATCATAGATATACGCATCATTGAAGACCCTCAGGGCTGTGGGCCCATGCTTCATTCTGGCCTTACCGGGCGCAAAAATGCCGTGGATACTTACGGTGAGTTTGCCAGGCACAGTGGGGCCGCTTTAAGCGGAAAGGACCCCTTTCGTGTGGATCGCATAGGGGCTTACGCTGCACGTTACGCTGCTAAAAACGTCGTAGCCGCAGGGCTTGCCCGGGAATGCGAGGTACATCTGAGCTATGCCATTGGGCGTTCTCGTCCGGTAAGCATTACAGTCAACACCTTTGGAACAGGAATTATTCCTGATGAGAAAATCGAGGCGCTTGTTAAAAAACACTTTGATTTCAGACCTGCGGCCATCCAGAAGGCCTTTTCCCTGCGTAAACTTCCGCAGATGTTAAAGGGTGGTTTTTACCAAAAACTTGCGGCCTTTGGGCACATGGGGCGCATGGATCTTGCAGCTCCCTGGGAACGTACCGATAAAAAAGACCTCCTCAGAGAGGAGGCCTAG
- a CDS encoding HMA2 domain-containing protein, protein MPYYLHKIKGRIRLRTPIIKNNPSLADAVADFLRHLGGVKSVSTNIVTGSVVINYNPAVIDAEEIIQALEREGYFNISQATSCEKVLQKHAEKLAEHAGKAIFGLVSEQVLSRTGLSLLSLII, encoded by the coding sequence ATGCCATATTACCTTCACAAGATAAAGGGTCGTATTCGTTTGCGGACCCCTATCATTAAAAATAACCCCTCTCTTGCTGACGCGGTGGCCGATTTTTTAAGGCACCTTGGAGGGGTTAAGTCCGTTTCCACTAACATTGTTACCGGGAGCGTGGTAATAAACTACAACCCTGCGGTCATTGATGCCGAAGAAATTATTCAGGCCCTTGAACGTGAAGGCTACTTTAATATCAGCCAGGCCACTAGTTGCGAAAAAGTACTCCAAAAACATGCGGAAAAACTGGCTGAACACGCTGGCAAGGCAATTTTCGGCTTAGTATCCGAACAGGTCCTTAGCAGGACTGGCCTTTCTCTTTTGAGTTTGATTATTTAA